A stretch of Monomorium pharaonis isolate MP-MQ-018 chromosome 7, ASM1337386v2, whole genome shotgun sequence DNA encodes these proteins:
- the LOC105836414 gene encoding protein hu-li tai shao isoform X2 — translation MTGGGRNPCDFPKLRRSPMVINSSLELPVLVRGSKMADTSQQGLTEPHTNGVVDGLTEEEKSKMRPADIDADMREMERRKRVEMMMNSRIFREELERIIETQMRDGAGPSGLLQQISDMMGAQGARFNGNVFKNSNCVLPINDIRGVESMGYAKGEKLLRCKLAAVFRLLDLYGWTQGVGGQITARLNQDQEHFLVNPYGLLYHEVTASSLIKVDMQGTIVEQGTTNFGVHVTSFQLHSTIHAARPDIKCIIHITTPSVTAVSSLKCGLLPIGQESIVIGEVSTHQYIGGSVEPEEREKIARNLGPINKVMLLTNRGALCCGETVEEAFFNVYNTVVACETQLKLMPAGVDNLSLISEESKKAIFEASRKPPIPQQQSSAVESSALAEKLEKRWRIGGAEFEALMRMLDNAGFRTGYIYRNPLVKGELPKPRNDVEVPPAVSSLGYLLEEEELYKQGLWKGGRKGTDRSRWLNSPNVYQKVEILETGTPDPKKITKWVSDGSPTHHSSSTPVKIEGALQFVPKNTNPKEFKQIQQQIKDYRRAEKISAGPQSHILEGVSWEEAKKMQDATISGTGEQVVLVGAASKGIIQRGFQHNAMVYKTPYAKNPFDAVTDQELDQYKREVERKQKGDPYDESQSESEALSSFNISRATHESSTAKSPIQSPVSVTSETEEESRDEPRVLRIETKQVPAPSQPEVVLSDVDDATTQYLNEMRYKMTERQSSYKGGENTVNGDHSDAHHSTFSHSSKEGSMSQDVSVSEESPKKEKKKKKGLRTPSFLKKKKEKKKSVEA, via the exons ATGACAGGTGGCGGCAGGAATCCGTGCGATTTCCCAAAGCTTCGACGGTCACCGATGGTCATCAACTCGTCACTCGAG TTGCCGGTACTTGTACGAGGCTCGAAAATGGCAGACACGAGCCAACAAGGATTAACCGAGCCACACACGAACGGAGTGGTGGACGGTTTGACGGAAGAGGAAAAAAGCAAGATGAGACCCGCCGATATCGATGCG GATATGAGAGAAAtggagaggagaaagagggtCGAGATGATGATGAACTCACGAATCTTCCGGGAAGAGCTGGAACGTATAATTGAGACACAGATGAGGGACGGTGCTGGACCCTCTGGTCTTCTGCAACAGATCTCTGATATGATGGGTGCACAGGGAGCCCGATTCAACGGCAATGTGTTCAAAA ATTCGAATTGCGTCTTACCTATCAACGACATACGCGGCGTGGAAAGTATGGGATACGCCAAGGGTGAAAAGTTGTTGCGGTGCAAGTTAGCGGCGGTCTTCAGATTGCTCGATCTTTATGGATGGACGCAGGGCGTCGGCGGGCAAATCACCGCCCGTCTCAATCAGGATCAGGAACACTTTTTAGTGAATCCTTACGGGCTACTCTATCACGAGGTCACCGCCTCAAGTTTGATCAAGGTGGACATGCAGGGCACAATTGTCGAACAGGGGACGACGAACTTTGGCGTGCACGTCACCAGTTTCCAATTACACTCGACAATACACGCTGCGAGACCCGATATCAAgtgtattattcatattacTACTCCGTCCGTTACCGCT GTTTCCTCCTTGAAGTGTGGATTGTTACCAATCGGTCAGGAGAGCATAGTAATAGGCGAAGTGAGCACCCATCAGTACATAGGAGGTTCAGTCGAGCCAGAGGAACGGGAGAAGATCGCTAGAAACCTTGGACCGATCAATAAGGTTATGCTTCTGACGAATCGCGGTGCCCTTTGCTGTGGAGAAACAGTGGAAGAGGCATTctttaatgtttacaatacCGTAGTCGCTTGTGAGACGCAGCTGAAACTAATGCCCGCGGGCGTAGACAATCTAAGCCTTATCAGCGAGGAATCGAAGAAAGCTATATTCGAAGCGTCGCGAAAGCCACCGATTCCTCAACAACAGAGCTCAGCGGTAGAGTCGTCCGCTCTCGCCGAGAAACTCGAGAAACGCTGGAGAATCGGCGGCGCTGAATTCGAGGCCCTTATGAGAATGCTCGACAATGCT gGTTTCCGTACGGGTTACATATATAGAAATCCACTTGTAAAGGGAGAACTCCCAAAACCACGAAACGATGTTGAAGTTCCACCGGCCGTATCGTCCTTAGGATATCTACTTGAAGAGGAAGAATTGTATAAACAGGG ACTGTGGAAGGGCGGACGTAAAGGCACAGACAGATCCCGTTGGTTAAATTCGCCGAACGTATATCAGAAGGTTGAGATCTTGGAAACTGGAACACCCGATCCTAAAAAAATCACCAAG TGGGTGTCTGATGGATCTCCTACTCATCATAGCAGCAGCACACCAGTCAAGATAGAAGGTGCTCTTCAGTTTGTTCCGAAAAATACCAATCCAAAGGAGTTCAAACAAATACAACAACAG ATTAAAGATTACCGACGAGCAGAGAAAATATCGGCTGGTCCGCAATCCCATATATTGGAAGGTGTATCATGGGAGGAAGCTAAGAAAATGCAG GACGCGACAATTAGTGGTACCGGAGAACAAGTAGTTTTAGTAGGAGCCGCTAGCAAGGGTATTATACAGCGTGGTTTCCAACACAATGCGATGGTGTACAAGACACCTTATGCCAAAAATCCTTTCGACGCCGTCACGGATCAAGAGTTGGATCAGTACAAGAGAGAAGTCGAACGCAAACAGAAAGGAGATCCTT ACGATGAATCACAATCAGAATCCGAGGCCTTGTCGTCCTTTAACATCAGTCGTGCGACGCATGAATCCAGCACTGCCAAGAGTCCTATTCAGTCACCGGTTTCTGTTACTTCTGAAACAGAAGAAGAGAGTAGAGACG AACCCCGAGTATTGCGAATAGAAACGAAACAAGTGCCTGCGCCGAGTCAACCCGAAGTTGTGTTAAGCGACG TGGATGATGCTACTACACAGTACCTTAATGAGATGCGCTACAAAATGACTGAGCGACAAAGCAGTTATAAAGGAG
- the LOC105836414 gene encoding protein hu-li tai shao isoform X9, with translation MTGGGRNPCDFPKLRRSPMVINSSLELPVLVRGSKMADTSQQGLTEPHTNGVVDGLTEEEKSKMRPADIDADMREMERRKRVEMMMNSRIFREELERIIETQMRDGAGPSGLLQQISDMMGAQGARFNGNVFKNSNCVLPINDIRGVESMGYAKGEKLLRCKLAAVFRLLDLYGWTQGVGGQITARLNQDQEHFLVNPYGLLYHEVTASSLIKVDMQGTIVEQGTTNFGVHVTSFQLHSTIHAARPDIKCIIHITTPSVTAVSSLKCGLLPIGQESIVIGEVSTHQYIGGSVEPEEREKIARNLGPINKVMLLTNRGALCCGETVEEAFFNVYNTVVACETQLKLMPAGVDNLSLISEESKKAIFEASRKPPIPQQQSSAVESSALAEKLEKRWRIGGAEFEALMRMLDNAGFRTGYIYRNPLVKGELPKPRNDVEVPPAVSSLGYLLEEEELYKQGLWKGGRKGTDRSRWLNSPNVYQKVEILETGTPDPKKITKWVSDGSPTHHSSSTPVKIEGALQFVPKNTNPKEFKQIQQQIKDYRRAEKISAGPQSHILEGVSWEEAKKMQDATISGTGEQVVLVGAASKGIIQRGFQHNAMVYKTPYAKNPFDAVTDQELDQYKREVERKQKGDPYDESQSESEALSSFNISRATHESSTAKSPIQSPVSVTSETEEESRDEPRVLRIETKQVPAPSQPEVVLSDVDDATTQYLNEMRYKMTERQSSYKGGENTVNGDHSDAHHSTFSHSSKETLPQAKAFRKK, from the exons ATGACAGGTGGCGGCAGGAATCCGTGCGATTTCCCAAAGCTTCGACGGTCACCGATGGTCATCAACTCGTCACTCGAG TTGCCGGTACTTGTACGAGGCTCGAAAATGGCAGACACGAGCCAACAAGGATTAACCGAGCCACACACGAACGGAGTGGTGGACGGTTTGACGGAAGAGGAAAAAAGCAAGATGAGACCCGCCGATATCGATGCG GATATGAGAGAAAtggagaggagaaagagggtCGAGATGATGATGAACTCACGAATCTTCCGGGAAGAGCTGGAACGTATAATTGAGACACAGATGAGGGACGGTGCTGGACCCTCTGGTCTTCTGCAACAGATCTCTGATATGATGGGTGCACAGGGAGCCCGATTCAACGGCAATGTGTTCAAAA ATTCGAATTGCGTCTTACCTATCAACGACATACGCGGCGTGGAAAGTATGGGATACGCCAAGGGTGAAAAGTTGTTGCGGTGCAAGTTAGCGGCGGTCTTCAGATTGCTCGATCTTTATGGATGGACGCAGGGCGTCGGCGGGCAAATCACCGCCCGTCTCAATCAGGATCAGGAACACTTTTTAGTGAATCCTTACGGGCTACTCTATCACGAGGTCACCGCCTCAAGTTTGATCAAGGTGGACATGCAGGGCACAATTGTCGAACAGGGGACGACGAACTTTGGCGTGCACGTCACCAGTTTCCAATTACACTCGACAATACACGCTGCGAGACCCGATATCAAgtgtattattcatattacTACTCCGTCCGTTACCGCT GTTTCCTCCTTGAAGTGTGGATTGTTACCAATCGGTCAGGAGAGCATAGTAATAGGCGAAGTGAGCACCCATCAGTACATAGGAGGTTCAGTCGAGCCAGAGGAACGGGAGAAGATCGCTAGAAACCTTGGACCGATCAATAAGGTTATGCTTCTGACGAATCGCGGTGCCCTTTGCTGTGGAGAAACAGTGGAAGAGGCATTctttaatgtttacaatacCGTAGTCGCTTGTGAGACGCAGCTGAAACTAATGCCCGCGGGCGTAGACAATCTAAGCCTTATCAGCGAGGAATCGAAGAAAGCTATATTCGAAGCGTCGCGAAAGCCACCGATTCCTCAACAACAGAGCTCAGCGGTAGAGTCGTCCGCTCTCGCCGAGAAACTCGAGAAACGCTGGAGAATCGGCGGCGCTGAATTCGAGGCCCTTATGAGAATGCTCGACAATGCT gGTTTCCGTACGGGTTACATATATAGAAATCCACTTGTAAAGGGAGAACTCCCAAAACCACGAAACGATGTTGAAGTTCCACCGGCCGTATCGTCCTTAGGATATCTACTTGAAGAGGAAGAATTGTATAAACAGGG ACTGTGGAAGGGCGGACGTAAAGGCACAGACAGATCCCGTTGGTTAAATTCGCCGAACGTATATCAGAAGGTTGAGATCTTGGAAACTGGAACACCCGATCCTAAAAAAATCACCAAG TGGGTGTCTGATGGATCTCCTACTCATCATAGCAGCAGCACACCAGTCAAGATAGAAGGTGCTCTTCAGTTTGTTCCGAAAAATACCAATCCAAAGGAGTTCAAACAAATACAACAACAG ATTAAAGATTACCGACGAGCAGAGAAAATATCGGCTGGTCCGCAATCCCATATATTGGAAGGTGTATCATGGGAGGAAGCTAAGAAAATGCAG GACGCGACAATTAGTGGTACCGGAGAACAAGTAGTTTTAGTAGGAGCCGCTAGCAAGGGTATTATACAGCGTGGTTTCCAACACAATGCGATGGTGTACAAGACACCTTATGCCAAAAATCCTTTCGACGCCGTCACGGATCAAGAGTTGGATCAGTACAAGAGAGAAGTCGAACGCAAACAGAAAGGAGATCCTT ACGATGAATCACAATCAGAATCCGAGGCCTTGTCGTCCTTTAACATCAGTCGTGCGACGCATGAATCCAGCACTGCCAAGAGTCCTATTCAGTCACCGGTTTCTGTTACTTCTGAAACAGAAGAAGAGAGTAGAGACG AACCCCGAGTATTGCGAATAGAAACGAAACAAGTGCCTGCGCCGAGTCAACCCGAAGTTGTGTTAAGCGACG TGGATGATGCTACTACACAGTACCTTAATGAGATGCGCTACAAAATGACTGAGCGACAAAGCAGTTATAAAGGAG
- the LOC105836414 gene encoding protein hu-li tai shao isoform X1, whose amino-acid sequence MTGGGRNPCDFPKLRRSPMVINSSLELPVLVRGSKMADTSQQGLTEPHTNGVVDGLTEEEKSKMRPADIDADMREMERRKRVEMMMNSRIFREELERIIETQMRDGAGPSGLLQQISDMMGAQGARFNGNVFKNSNCVLPINDIRGVESMGYAKGEKLLRCKLAAVFRLLDLYGWTQGVGGQITARLNQDQEHFLVNPYGLLYHEVTASSLIKVDMQGTIVEQGTTNFGVHVTSFQLHSTIHAARPDIKCIIHITTPSVTAVSSLKCGLLPIGQESIVIGEVSTHQYIGGSVEPEEREKIARNLGPINKVMLLTNRGALCCGETVEEAFFNVYNTVVACETQLKLMPAGVDNLSLISEESKKAIFEASRKPPIPQQQSSAVESSALAEKLEKRWRIGGAEFEALMRMLDNAGFRTGYIYRNPLVKGELPKPRNDVEVPPAVSSLGYLLEEEELYKQGLWKGGRKGTDRSRWLNSPNVYQKVEILETGTPDPKKITKWVSDGSPTHHSSSTPVKIEGALQFVPKNTNPKEFKQIQQQIKDYRRAEKISAGPQSHILEGVSWEEAKKMQDATISGTGEQVVLVGAASKGIIQRGFQHNAMVYKTPYAKNPFDAVTDQELDQYKREVERKQKGDPYDESQSESEALSSFNISRATHESSTAKSPIQSPVSVTSETEEESRDEPRVLRIETKQVPAPSQPEVVLSDVDDATTQYLNEMRYKMTERQSSYKGGENTVNGDHSDAHHSTFSHSSKEVCHNTFNIKIIGILYAKKRALISYTFNYSYLEGFITHQVNLDHCFFYY is encoded by the exons ATGACAGGTGGCGGCAGGAATCCGTGCGATTTCCCAAAGCTTCGACGGTCACCGATGGTCATCAACTCGTCACTCGAG TTGCCGGTACTTGTACGAGGCTCGAAAATGGCAGACACGAGCCAACAAGGATTAACCGAGCCACACACGAACGGAGTGGTGGACGGTTTGACGGAAGAGGAAAAAAGCAAGATGAGACCCGCCGATATCGATGCG GATATGAGAGAAAtggagaggagaaagagggtCGAGATGATGATGAACTCACGAATCTTCCGGGAAGAGCTGGAACGTATAATTGAGACACAGATGAGGGACGGTGCTGGACCCTCTGGTCTTCTGCAACAGATCTCTGATATGATGGGTGCACAGGGAGCCCGATTCAACGGCAATGTGTTCAAAA ATTCGAATTGCGTCTTACCTATCAACGACATACGCGGCGTGGAAAGTATGGGATACGCCAAGGGTGAAAAGTTGTTGCGGTGCAAGTTAGCGGCGGTCTTCAGATTGCTCGATCTTTATGGATGGACGCAGGGCGTCGGCGGGCAAATCACCGCCCGTCTCAATCAGGATCAGGAACACTTTTTAGTGAATCCTTACGGGCTACTCTATCACGAGGTCACCGCCTCAAGTTTGATCAAGGTGGACATGCAGGGCACAATTGTCGAACAGGGGACGACGAACTTTGGCGTGCACGTCACCAGTTTCCAATTACACTCGACAATACACGCTGCGAGACCCGATATCAAgtgtattattcatattacTACTCCGTCCGTTACCGCT GTTTCCTCCTTGAAGTGTGGATTGTTACCAATCGGTCAGGAGAGCATAGTAATAGGCGAAGTGAGCACCCATCAGTACATAGGAGGTTCAGTCGAGCCAGAGGAACGGGAGAAGATCGCTAGAAACCTTGGACCGATCAATAAGGTTATGCTTCTGACGAATCGCGGTGCCCTTTGCTGTGGAGAAACAGTGGAAGAGGCATTctttaatgtttacaatacCGTAGTCGCTTGTGAGACGCAGCTGAAACTAATGCCCGCGGGCGTAGACAATCTAAGCCTTATCAGCGAGGAATCGAAGAAAGCTATATTCGAAGCGTCGCGAAAGCCACCGATTCCTCAACAACAGAGCTCAGCGGTAGAGTCGTCCGCTCTCGCCGAGAAACTCGAGAAACGCTGGAGAATCGGCGGCGCTGAATTCGAGGCCCTTATGAGAATGCTCGACAATGCT gGTTTCCGTACGGGTTACATATATAGAAATCCACTTGTAAAGGGAGAACTCCCAAAACCACGAAACGATGTTGAAGTTCCACCGGCCGTATCGTCCTTAGGATATCTACTTGAAGAGGAAGAATTGTATAAACAGGG ACTGTGGAAGGGCGGACGTAAAGGCACAGACAGATCCCGTTGGTTAAATTCGCCGAACGTATATCAGAAGGTTGAGATCTTGGAAACTGGAACACCCGATCCTAAAAAAATCACCAAG TGGGTGTCTGATGGATCTCCTACTCATCATAGCAGCAGCACACCAGTCAAGATAGAAGGTGCTCTTCAGTTTGTTCCGAAAAATACCAATCCAAAGGAGTTCAAACAAATACAACAACAG ATTAAAGATTACCGACGAGCAGAGAAAATATCGGCTGGTCCGCAATCCCATATATTGGAAGGTGTATCATGGGAGGAAGCTAAGAAAATGCAG GACGCGACAATTAGTGGTACCGGAGAACAAGTAGTTTTAGTAGGAGCCGCTAGCAAGGGTATTATACAGCGTGGTTTCCAACACAATGCGATGGTGTACAAGACACCTTATGCCAAAAATCCTTTCGACGCCGTCACGGATCAAGAGTTGGATCAGTACAAGAGAGAAGTCGAACGCAAACAGAAAGGAGATCCTT ACGATGAATCACAATCAGAATCCGAGGCCTTGTCGTCCTTTAACATCAGTCGTGCGACGCATGAATCCAGCACTGCCAAGAGTCCTATTCAGTCACCGGTTTCTGTTACTTCTGAAACAGAAGAAGAGAGTAGAGACG AACCCCGAGTATTGCGAATAGAAACGAAACAAGTGCCTGCGCCGAGTCAACCCGAAGTTGTGTTAAGCGACG TGGATGATGCTACTACACAGTACCTTAATGAGATGCGCTACAAAATGACTGAGCGACAAAGCAGTTATAAAGGAG
- the LOC105836414 gene encoding protein hu-li tai shao isoform X3, which translates to MTGGGRNPCDFPKLRRSPMVINSSLELPVLVRGSKMADTSQQGLTEPHTNGVVDGLTEEEKSKMRPADIDADMREMERRKRVEMMMNSRIFREELERIIETQMRDGAGPSGLLQQISDMMGAQGARFNGNVFKNSNCVLPINDIRGVESMGYAKGEKLLRCKLAAVFRLLDLYGWTQGVGGQITARLNQDQEHFLVNPYGLLYHEVTASSLIKVDMQGTIVEQGTTNFGVHVTSFQLHSTIHAARPDIKCIIHITTPSVTAVSSLKCGLLPIGQESIVIGEVSTHQYIGGSVEPEEREKIARNLGPINKVMLLTNRGALCCGETVEEAFFNVYNTVVACETQLKLMPAGVDNLSLISEESKKAIFEASRKPPIPQQQSSAVESSALAEKLEKRWRIGGAEFEALMRMLDNAGFRTGYIYRNPLVKGELPKPRNDVEVPPAVSSLGYLLEEEELYKQGLWKGGRKGTDRSRWLNSPNVYQKVEILETGTPDPKKITKWVSDGSPTHHSSSTPVKIEGALQFVPKNTNPKEFKQIQQQIKDYRRAEKISAGPQSHILEGVSWEEAKKMQDATISGTGEQVVLVGAASKGIIQRGFQHNAMVYKTPYAKNPFDAVTDQELDQYKREVERKQKGDPYDESQSESEALSSFNISRATHESSTAKSPIQSPVSVTSETEEESRDEPRVLRIETKQVPAPSQPEVVLSDVDDATTQYLNEMRYKMTERQSSYKGGENTVNGDHSDAHHSTFSHSSKEDVSVSEESPKKEKKKKKGLRTPSFLKKKKEKKKSVEA; encoded by the exons ATGACAGGTGGCGGCAGGAATCCGTGCGATTTCCCAAAGCTTCGACGGTCACCGATGGTCATCAACTCGTCACTCGAG TTGCCGGTACTTGTACGAGGCTCGAAAATGGCAGACACGAGCCAACAAGGATTAACCGAGCCACACACGAACGGAGTGGTGGACGGTTTGACGGAAGAGGAAAAAAGCAAGATGAGACCCGCCGATATCGATGCG GATATGAGAGAAAtggagaggagaaagagggtCGAGATGATGATGAACTCACGAATCTTCCGGGAAGAGCTGGAACGTATAATTGAGACACAGATGAGGGACGGTGCTGGACCCTCTGGTCTTCTGCAACAGATCTCTGATATGATGGGTGCACAGGGAGCCCGATTCAACGGCAATGTGTTCAAAA ATTCGAATTGCGTCTTACCTATCAACGACATACGCGGCGTGGAAAGTATGGGATACGCCAAGGGTGAAAAGTTGTTGCGGTGCAAGTTAGCGGCGGTCTTCAGATTGCTCGATCTTTATGGATGGACGCAGGGCGTCGGCGGGCAAATCACCGCCCGTCTCAATCAGGATCAGGAACACTTTTTAGTGAATCCTTACGGGCTACTCTATCACGAGGTCACCGCCTCAAGTTTGATCAAGGTGGACATGCAGGGCACAATTGTCGAACAGGGGACGACGAACTTTGGCGTGCACGTCACCAGTTTCCAATTACACTCGACAATACACGCTGCGAGACCCGATATCAAgtgtattattcatattacTACTCCGTCCGTTACCGCT GTTTCCTCCTTGAAGTGTGGATTGTTACCAATCGGTCAGGAGAGCATAGTAATAGGCGAAGTGAGCACCCATCAGTACATAGGAGGTTCAGTCGAGCCAGAGGAACGGGAGAAGATCGCTAGAAACCTTGGACCGATCAATAAGGTTATGCTTCTGACGAATCGCGGTGCCCTTTGCTGTGGAGAAACAGTGGAAGAGGCATTctttaatgtttacaatacCGTAGTCGCTTGTGAGACGCAGCTGAAACTAATGCCCGCGGGCGTAGACAATCTAAGCCTTATCAGCGAGGAATCGAAGAAAGCTATATTCGAAGCGTCGCGAAAGCCACCGATTCCTCAACAACAGAGCTCAGCGGTAGAGTCGTCCGCTCTCGCCGAGAAACTCGAGAAACGCTGGAGAATCGGCGGCGCTGAATTCGAGGCCCTTATGAGAATGCTCGACAATGCT gGTTTCCGTACGGGTTACATATATAGAAATCCACTTGTAAAGGGAGAACTCCCAAAACCACGAAACGATGTTGAAGTTCCACCGGCCGTATCGTCCTTAGGATATCTACTTGAAGAGGAAGAATTGTATAAACAGGG ACTGTGGAAGGGCGGACGTAAAGGCACAGACAGATCCCGTTGGTTAAATTCGCCGAACGTATATCAGAAGGTTGAGATCTTGGAAACTGGAACACCCGATCCTAAAAAAATCACCAAG TGGGTGTCTGATGGATCTCCTACTCATCATAGCAGCAGCACACCAGTCAAGATAGAAGGTGCTCTTCAGTTTGTTCCGAAAAATACCAATCCAAAGGAGTTCAAACAAATACAACAACAG ATTAAAGATTACCGACGAGCAGAGAAAATATCGGCTGGTCCGCAATCCCATATATTGGAAGGTGTATCATGGGAGGAAGCTAAGAAAATGCAG GACGCGACAATTAGTGGTACCGGAGAACAAGTAGTTTTAGTAGGAGCCGCTAGCAAGGGTATTATACAGCGTGGTTTCCAACACAATGCGATGGTGTACAAGACACCTTATGCCAAAAATCCTTTCGACGCCGTCACGGATCAAGAGTTGGATCAGTACAAGAGAGAAGTCGAACGCAAACAGAAAGGAGATCCTT ACGATGAATCACAATCAGAATCCGAGGCCTTGTCGTCCTTTAACATCAGTCGTGCGACGCATGAATCCAGCACTGCCAAGAGTCCTATTCAGTCACCGGTTTCTGTTACTTCTGAAACAGAAGAAGAGAGTAGAGACG AACCCCGAGTATTGCGAATAGAAACGAAACAAGTGCCTGCGCCGAGTCAACCCGAAGTTGTGTTAAGCGACG TGGATGATGCTACTACACAGTACCTTAATGAGATGCGCTACAAAATGACTGAGCGACAAAGCAGTTATAAAGGAG